The region TTACGTCGCCAAGACATGTGCGATGGCACTGTTTGCCGACGGCGACGTCCTCCAGGAGGACTTCCGGATCGGCGCTCCGTACATGCGTGGTGACGATGCGATCCCGAATCTCGGCGAGCTCAGCGTTCAAGGGACTCGCCGGGCAGATATCCTGAAGCTCTGGCTCACCTTCCAGCATCTCGGTCGCAACGGACTCGAACAACTGATTGATGAGAGCTACCGGTTGACGGCCGTGATTCACGAGCACGTCGTCGAACACGATGCGTTGGAATGTGCTAGCCGGCCAGAAATGAATCTTCTGTGCTTCCGGGCGGTGCCTGAGTGGTGTCCTCCCGAGGGGCGGGATGAGCTGAACAATCGACTCCAACAGACGTTGCTCTCCGAGCACGACATTTTCGTCTCGTTACCGACCTATCGTGACAGCCGGTGGCTGCGAGTCGTTCTCCTGAACCCATTCACCGGGGAAGAGACTATTCAGCGGCTGTTCAGCGGGATTGATGCGTTCCTAACCGCGGGAAAGACAGGGTCGAATTAAGCGTTCGTGTTTCAGTATGAGTCACCTACCAAAACTATCTTCTGAGGTCCTGCAGATTGCGGTTTTCGGACTGTTACCCCGCGAGTGAAATATCCAAGTACAGCATGACGATCACACCGGCCATGAGGCCAAGCGTCGCCACGCGTTCGTGGCCGCTTCTGTGGGTCTCGGGGATGATTTCGTCGGAAATCACGAACAACATTGCACCGGCGGCAAACCCCATCGCGTAGGGCAACAGCGGCCGAATCGCGGACACGGCCACCGCACCCAAGACCGCAAGCGGGATCTCAACGATTCCAGCACGGATACCAGCGACCGCAGCGTAGAGTCGGCGGTCCAGCCCGGCGTTGACCGCCGCCACCGAGACCGCCAGTCCTTCGGGAATGTTCTGGATGCCGATGGCGAGCATGAGCGACAGTGCGCTGTCGAGCTGTTGGGGGTCGGCGCCCGCCGCGCCGAAGGCCACGCCGACGGCGAGGCCTTCGGGCATGTTGTGGAGCGTAATCGCGAGATTGACATCCTCCCGCGCGTGAACACGCGGGAATCCCACGGCACCGCACCGCTTGATTGGGATATTAGGGTTTGCAGTCTACCACCTCTGCCCGAGGTTGGAATCCTCGGGAGAGGTCATGAAGGTAGACTGATGGCTGTGCCAACCAGCCGGTACTCCTATCCCCACCTAAATCGGGCGGAGACTCGGAGTTACTTTGGTTCAAGTCGAGACGGATGTTCTCCGCCCCGTTCACGTCAGCGTTGAACGCCGCATCACACTCCTCACACACGTACAACCCACGCTCAACACGCTGACTATCGTCTTCTCTACCGCAGACGCAACACGTCTTTGAGGTGTCTCTCTCAGACAGTTCTACGACTTCGATACCCTCGACCTTCGCCTTGTACGTGACAATCGACGTGAAGCGGTCGAACGCCCACCCGTGCAGGTCAAGGTTGCCGTGACGACCCCAGCTCTTCGACTCACCGTTCTCGTCCTCTCGGACACCAGCGAGCTTGCCAACGTTGATTCGACAAACATCGTTCTCGATACACTTCTCGACGATGTGCTTGGCGAGGGAGTGGAAGAAGTGGGTTCGGCGCTCCGACCACTTGTGGTGCAACCGAGTAGCCCGTTCGCCACCCGAGTCGTCGCACTTGGCGATTTCTTTCGGAAAATAGTAGCCGTCCTGTTTCAGACGGTTTCCGGGGTATAGGTCGGCTTCCTCGGTGCTGTACGAGACAGCCGCGAAGTTACAGATACCAAGGTCGATACCCGCTGTCTCGTTACCGGGAGCGTCGGGAGTCTCAACTTCGTTTTTGCAGACGAGGTGTAGTTCCCACCGACCTTTCGCCTTGTCGTAGACGGCACGAACCTGTTGTAGGTTCTCAACCGTGACGCCGGGGCGTGTCTCATATTCGACAAGGATGTATTCCCATGCTTTGGGGTGTTCCTTGTGATTCGCACCCTTCGAGAGGCGGACTCGATTGTTCTTGGTGTCGTGTTTGATGCCGTTTTGCTTCCACGTCACCGTACTGCGTGGGTGTTCTTCGTGGACGCGACGGCCTTGTTTGTCGTAGTAGTTTTTCTTGCGGTAGCCGGGTGGATTCGCCCGATTATCGGACTTCCTCTTACCGTACCACGAGTTGAAGGATTCAGCGAGCTCCTCCAGAACGCGCTGACTGGACTGACTGTGCAGTCCCTTGTATTTGGTGTGACCTTTCAACTCGTTTTTGAGGTCGCCGTGGTCGGGGATCTCCCCGGTTTCGTCCCACATTTCGCGGGAGTGGTAGTTTGCGACGTTCCAGAGTTTGCTGGCACTCCACCCGTGTCGGTCGAGCGAGTCATCTACCTGTGCATGGTTGAGGATTTTTGCCCGATGGGTACGGTGGACTTCCAGCATTCTGAACGCCTGTATAACCACTTATATTCTCTGTTATTGTAAAGCCTCGGATTGAAAACGGTGGAATATCCAAGAATGCTATCGACGGTGGATTGTGGAGGCGTTGTCGGATTCATCCCGCGTTGACGAGACGCAGAGCGTCTCGTTCGCACATCAGAACGCAAAGCGTTTTGAGGACGCCTAAAGGCGCGGGTATTCTCCTTGATTCTGTACAACTCCTCCCGCCAGTGCTTGGACCAGCGGTGAGGTCCCCACAATCTGGACAAAGATCTCGGCGAGTCCCGACTGCATTGCCTCCCTTTGGGAATTGCAGGTAGAAATACGTGGCCTTGTTGAAACCCTCTTCACGTCTTGAATTTTGTATAGCCAGAGTTTCCAACCGCATTGTTCGTGAACACCTAGAAGCGCGCCTCTACTGAATGTCCGCTGAGAAGGATTTCAACAGAGCCAACCACATCCCAATCTGAGTGTTCCGAGAACTCACCGTCCGTTCCGCCAGTCTCACCCGCCCTCAACATCGACCCCAATGTCGTGCGCATGGCGGAGCAGGGCCTTCAGTTCGGCGTTCAGTTCGGCGGCTGTCGTGATGGGTGTCTCAACCGTCGTCAATCAAGATTCCCAGCCCCATCGGGTAGTGTCATCACCTCGTGGTCGGGGAGCGCCACAACGATTACCCCGTAACTGTGGACGGTAATCGTGTGGCCCTCGTGCGTGAAGCTGATTTCAATGTCGCCATTGTGCGGGTCTCCCACGCGAAAGATGGCATCCAGCGCGTCTGGGTCGACGGAATTATAGAGCGGTGAAAACTCGGTCGGGTCAGTCTCCATCGCCTCCGCCAATATGCCGATGACGGCACTACTCGGTGTGTATTCGGTCTGGTCGTAGTGAGCTCGACACTGTCCGGCTTCCTTGTCGAATTCAAACTGTGACAGTTGGATACCGGCAATTGTTCTCTGCATTCTCTTGTCCGTAGCTGACTCTAGACCATCAACGCCACTTCTGACTATACAGTATATGTATATAACGAACGCTGTTGGCACCCTTTTGTTTATCATATTTGAGAAAGCCACTCTGCTCTCCGTCCATGACTGAAACGATGCAACTAGCTCGAAAGACAAAATCGCACGACAGCAAGAGGGTTTCAACGAGCCAGAGAAGAGCGTTGGGTGGGAGCGGTGCTTTTGGTGCTGGACGTATCAGAGAGCAACTTCTCGAACCCACAGTCCGAGTCCGATCACCACGATCCCCGTCACTGCCCGCCAGAGAACCCGTGTTGCTGTGCCTTTCATCTTTTAGGCCGTCGATCGAGTGTAGAGAACCGTAGCCAAGCCCATGGCAAGGAGAAGAATGAGTCGTTTGTAGGTGGCGACGAGTTCGAACAACACCACGAATGCGATTGGGTAGCCATCTTTCCCGTTCCCCTCGACCGCTCGGTGCGGTGCAGGGCTTTGTACACATATGCACCGGTATGTTGAGGAAGGGACAGAGGTAACCGCTCGGCGAACCTACAATTATGGGACCACATATGGATATCTCAGAGATTCTATCGACGAAGTTTACCGAGTTCGACACCGGCAGCCCACTTTCGAAGGTTGCGGGGTCATTCGAGAATCAGGAGCTCGATGCCGTTGTCGTCACAGACGGTGACGAGTATCGAGGTGTCGTCAGTCGCCGACAGCTTGCCTCTTCGTCCAATCAGCCCTCGGCGAAAGTCGGCTCGCAGGCACAGCACGTCCCTACGGTCGGCCGGACAGCGGACGTTCGGGAGGTCGCACAGCTCATGATTGGGAGCGACGCCAAAACGCTCCCCGTGATGGATGACGACCGTCTGGTCGGTGTGGTGACTGCAGATGCGGTCCTCGACGCTGTCCGCCCCTATCTCGACGCCGTGACTGTCGAGGACGCGTATTCGGCGAAGCTGATAAGCGCGACCCCCAAAACCACGATCGGGAAAGCGCTCAACATGCTCCGGGAGGGCCGGATTGCACACCTCCCCGTCGTTGATGCGGGCGACCTCGTGGGAATGCTGAGTGTGTACGACGTCATCGAATTCACGACACGGGGCGGCACCAAAAGCCAGGGTGGATCTCCGGGAAGTTTCGGTGGGAGCGGCCGATCAGGCGGAAGCCACGGCGGGTTCGGTGCCCGTGAGGGCGACTCCGACCGCCTGCTCGATCTGCCGGTGCGGGACCTGATGTCCGATCCGGTTGCAACCGTTCGTCTGAGTGCCCCGCTCGACGAAGTCGTCGAAACGATGTTCGAGCACGGGATCTCCTCTCTTGTCGTCACGGCTGAGGGGAGCGACGATCCGGTCGGGATCATCACGAAAACCGACGTCATCGAGGCACTCACCTGGGAGCGTGACGACCGGAACGCTGTACAGGTGTTCGGACTCGACTTGCTGGAGGAGATGGACTACGACGACGTCTCCGGGTTGATCGAGAGCGTGACCTCAAAGTACGGCGACATGAGCGTGATCAAGGCCAGTATCGATCTACACGAACACAAGGAACAATCTCGGGGGGTCCCACTGGTACTGGCACGGATTCGGCTCGTTACTGACCGCGGGTACTTCACCGCCGATGGGGAGGGGTACGGAGCTTCCCACGCACTCCGTGTGGCTGCGAACACAATCGAGCGCCAGGTCCTCAAGGGGAAGACGTATGGGCAGTCGAAAAAGCATCCCGACGCTGAGGCCCAAGAGCACCTGTATGGCTGGTGGCTCGGCGGATGACGACTCGAACTCTGTCACGGAGATATCTGCATGGAGCCGACGGATAGACACCCTCTGTGCACCGATTAGGAGATTCCACTCAGACCGGAGCGAAATTCGAGTCGGTGTCGGACGCTATGAACGCGAGGTCTCCTTCGGATTTACGAAGGGGGCGTTAGCTGCGTAGTGTGAGGCCGTGGCTGCGGATGTCGAGACCGCAGTGATCCCCGAGAAAGACGTGATGCGGCAGGCAATCAGCGAGGTTGTCACCGATATCGACCAGGGCCGGGATCAGAGGAGCGGGTTCAACAAACAGGAACTGGACGCGATTGTGACCGAACTCCAAGCCGAGTAGCCGGCTGCTGCGGCTGTGGAGTCGTGGGGTAGATTCAGCCGATGGGAACGCTATTCTGCCCTGGCTCAGAGCACGAATCGCTCCCGGTCGAACTGGCTGAGACTCTCTGCCCCGTCTACTGTGACGTGCACCATGTCCTCGACGCGGAGGTAGTACTCGCCCTTGCTCCACAGCTTGGGCTCGATACAGAACACCATCCCCTCTCGGAGTTCGTCGTCGTTCTCGGGCCGCAGCCAGGGGTTCTCGTGGACTTCGACGCCGATTTGATGGCCAACGATTCCGGTGGCGTGTCTGTTCCGCAGATACTCGCCGTACCCCTCCCGGTCGCACACCTGCTGGATGTGGGGGAAGATGTCGCTGACCGTCTGCACCTCCGCTCCGATGGCGTCGATGGTCTCGACAACCGAGGTCATCAACGCCGAGTAGGCGTCTTCGATATGCTCGGGCGGATCGCCGACGTAGACACTCCGCCCCCAGTCGCTACAGTAGCCATCGTGGACGAACCCGACGTCGAACGCGATGCTCGTTCCGCGCTCCAGCTCCTCACCGGGGCCGTAGTTGAATATCTCTTCAGTCGGCTCCACGCCCGAATGGCAGAATCCAGCCGTACTCGAGAAGCTGACATCGCTCGCGCCCGCCAGCCGCCCCCGGTGCTCGATCTCCAAGCCGACCTCACGCATGGTGTCGCCGGCTTCGATTCCGTCAACGATGTCCAGCATGACCTGGTCAGTGAGCTCCGCGGCGGCCCGGAGCCGATCGACCTCCTTGGGCTCCTTGATCGCCCGTATCGAATCGAGCAGCCCGTCAACCGAGACGAGCTCCGAGCGACTCTGGGACTCTACTGCGAGTGCGACTATCGCTTCCGCATACTCTCCGACGCCGACGCGCTCCAGCCGGTCGACGAAGTCGCCGACGACTGTCTGGACGCCCGACGGAACGTCGTCGAAGAGCCCCCATCTCGCGGACCTCACAGGGGAGGCCAGACTCCCCGCTTGCGAACGGCCCTGCCAGCAGAACTGGTTCGCCCTCTCCCGGAACAAACAGCGACGTGGATTTGGCCGCGAGGTCGGCGAATCGACGCCACTCAATGCTGGAACCGGTCAGGTACTGGAGATTGGGCCCCGCGCCGAAGACAGCGAGATCGAGGTTTCGCTCCGCGAGTGTCGCCTGCACGGTCCGCTGTCGGCTTCGGTAATCGACCATGCGTACACCCGACTACTGAGAGGCGTATATACGTTGTGCGGGCCTCGAACCCCATGGGTGAAGTAGTTGGTTCGCGGCGCCAGTGTTGGTTGCTTGGGGGGTCTGCGTCTCGAGAGAAGAGGAAGTCCGAAACTGAACCCGCCTGTTAGCCGTGAGCAGGGATATATCGTTCGCCAGTCGCTGTGGTGTACCGTTGTTTTCGGCGAAAATATATAGGGCTCGATTACTTCTCGATGACCACGAAGTCGCGTTCTCGAGTGGCGAGTGCGTACAGGGGAGCGACGTGTTCCATCAGCGCGTACACCGGCGAACAGATGAACAGCGCGAGACCGGACAATCCGCTAATCCTGAGGGCACCATATGCCATCGCACTGAGGTAGAGGCAACTCCCGATGCTGACGGCCACAAGGACCGACAGGGGAACGTCCGTACCGTAGCCCCAAAGCCACAATGGGACGAGCAACCAACTTGACGTTATCGACAGCCCCCATGTCAGCGTCCGAAGACCGACAACACACTGTACGGCCCGCGGCGCCTTCGGAAGCAGCGCTCGTTGGCCGTGGAGATGGTGTTGGCGCTGTAGAAATCCGTCCGGCGTCCAGGTAAACGCGGAGTAGGTCAACGTACTGGTTGGCTACCCCGGAAGAGCCGCCGGAGGTACTTCGGTGCCTTCGACCGCTTTCTGACGGGGAGAACAAGCAACACGAGCGGCATGTCTGTCCCGCCGAGCTTGATTTTCACTTCGGGACGGCCACTCTCCAACACTTCGAGCAGGAAAATCGTCTTGAGGGACCATATTATACTGGCCCAGGGCGAGACCGTCGCGGGAAATTGGAGCTCTACCGCGAATAGTGTCCGAACGCTCTTACGAAGTAGATTGTTGGTCGGAGGGAACGTTCGCTACGAAAGCGTAGCGGGCAAGGGTGATGCGATCGCATCACCCAGACGCAATGTTTCCATTTAAATTGCTGAGTTCGGAGGCACGCACCGCGAACCTGCTGGAGCAGGTTCGCTGGCGTGATGGTCTCCAGTGCCCGTGCTGCCGGTCTGAGTCGGTGATCAAGTACGGCAGCTACCGAGAGAACCAGCGGTATCGGTGTAAGGATTGTGGACGGACGTTCAACGACCCGAGACGTGCACGTCAACACGTGCGAGAGCCACGCGTCGCTGTGCGACGGTGGCTCTCGCCGCATCGAGGCGTCTCAAAGGACAAACTCACGCCGTTCCAACTCCGGTGTCGAATCCGTCGTAACCCCGGTCAAGAAGGTCTCACAGAAACCCTCCGAACTGTTCTCTGACTCACCAACAACGTGCTTCACAAGAGCGAAGCACGAAATCTGACAGGAAATAACCCCTCAGAATAGCCCAATCGACCGCTATCTAGCGAAACTACAGAGCCAATGCATAGATACTGGCTGGTTGCAGTATTGGCTTGCGTACACCGATTCAACTGTTCGTGAAGCGGTGAACTACCCTGCCCTACCGCGCTCGGGGCTACTCGCCCCTCGCTTGTTGAGGACAGGGCTTCCTGTTTCGGCGTCGAAACTTGCACCCGACGTGGGCACAGCGTTGACGAATCGCTCTGCGATTCGTTCGCACACCAGAACGCGAAACGTTCTGGGGACGGTTCCAGACTCCGCAGGCGACTTCCCTTCACGGGTGGTTCGGAGTGTCCCACTCCTACCGAATGGACACTCAGCCACAACCGACAGTGCGCGCTTCTTGTCGTCGTTCGAAAGACGCATCGCGTCTTTCGTGATGACGAAACGGCTTCGCCGTTTCGAACCACGCTTGAACACTGTCGGAGACGTGGTGAGTCTCGTACTACCTTCCTCGACCGGAAGAGTAGTAAATGTGGCGGACACTGTGCAAACAACTCGTGCGGGCGCTGTATCCCCTCCCTGCTCGCGCCTTCCCTTCGGTCGGTGCTCGCTGAGGAAGGGGGCTTAGCGCCCTCAATTACAGCTAAACACCCGGGGTAGGAGTGGTCACGCCTGAGTGGCAGTCTCAGCGTGACGAACGCGCAGTCTCGGTCGGTGCGGGTCGTACACTGTCTGTTTGCGGGGCTGTAAGCGGACTGTCCACAGTTCCACAGTCCGGACAGATCGGGTACCCCAGTATGTCGTACTCAATCCCGAACGATGGCGCAGAGGCACCACACTCCCCACATGTGAACACCGCACAATCAGTGAGTTCCATATACATGGTAGATAGTGCTATGATACATTGTTAGTATGTGGTTACCCCGAGGGCTCACCGGCTGGCACGCCGTGACCTTGTGAAATCATCTCGCTGTCTCGGACGATGCACTTGCGCTCCTCGTAGAGATTGCGGCCATGCTGGCGCGATGTCGCCAGCAGGGACAGCAACGTCTCGTGAACGAACATCCCGCGGTCGTTGCGGAGCGTCCCGATGATTTTCCGGAGAACAACCGGCTCACGAAGCGCATTCTCCGCAGCGTTGTTCGTTGGCGAGACTGCTGGCTCACCGACGAGGGTGAGCCAGTGGTCGATTCCTCCGTTGATCTTCCCGAGCAGTGTTGCCGGAAACCAGTCAGCAGTCCTCAACGACTGGTAAATTCACGTCTACATACATCTATAAATATGATTTCAACAGAGCCAAAATAGTGTACTTCTCCATAAGAAATATACGGGAACGAACCTCAGTACTGCGGTTTTTCCCATATATATCGGTGTATGTGGCGTATTTGAGCAAAGAGGGGAAGGGGTGCTGTGCTGTGTCTTTTGTTGTCCCTGTCCCGGTAGGGACACCCGCTAAGGGGTGCTGCCCGCTGAGCGGAAACGGGCGGTCGGACAGCCGGCGCTCGCGATGGCGAAGCTATCGAAGAAGCGAGAAGTCATGGGGCAAACCGGTCGTGCGAGGCCGAAACGAAGAGGTGAGAGATAGAGATGTCTCTCAAGAGGGCCACTTTACCGGCCGGTCTCAGGGATCTCGAAGTCGGAGCGGACGTGCTGCTCGACGTCGAAGTCGAAGCCAGCCTCCTCGATGGCCGCCTGAATCTCGCGAGCGATCCACCCGGTACCAGCGTCGACCATCTGCTTGACTTCAGAGATGGCGTCGACGACATGGAGACCGGCGAACCGAACCTGGGCAAGCTGCTGGACGGCGTCGCTCACGCAATCTTCGTCGACGGCCTGGATCAATTCGTTGGAGTCGGCCTTCTCGATGCCTCGGTTCTGGTCTCGGAATCGACCAATCTGTGGAAAGTGGTCCTTCCCGCGACCGGATTCGGCCCTTCTCCTCTTCGCCATGCTCTAGGCGTATCCGAGTTCGTCTGAACGCGCTTACGGTCGGTAGAACCACCGTCGGATTCATCTATTCAGGAGGTATCATGTAAGATATGACTACACCGGAGGGAAGCGATTCACCACCGTCGGGGGCAGATCACCTCACCGAGGAACTCAACCCAGAAATCGGGCTCCTTGGGGCTCTCGCTATCGGTGTTGGGACGATGATCGCGGCGGGCATCTTCGTTCTCTCGGGGCTCGCCGTGAGTAACGTCGGTGCGGTCGCCATCGGATCGTTCCTCCTCGCAGCGATTATCGCCGGGTTTACGGCTGCCGCGTACGGCGAATTCTCGTCCATCTATCAGGAGAGTGGCGGCGGCTACATGTTCGTCGCCAACACGTTCGATAGCGATCTCACGTATATCATGGGCTGGACAATGATCCTCGGCTATCCAGCAAGTGCTGCGTTCTATCTCGCGAGTTTCTCCGAGTGGTTCTTCCGGTTTATCTATCCGGTCCTCAACGTTCCCGAGGCACTTCCGTTCTGGATTCCCGGTCTCATCGTCCTCGGTCTTCTCGTCGTTATCAATCTGAAGGGAACTGAAGAGTCCAACCAGTTTCAGATCATCGTGACAGTGCTAAAACTCGTGCTCTTGATGCTCTTTCTCTACGGTGGACTCCAGACGTTCGATGCGGGCGTTATCACCACCTCTGTCACGGAAAACATCGACAGAGTCACCCAGATCGGGCTGACCAGTGCGCTGGTGTTCATCACGTTCTTCGGCTTCTCGGCGATTACGACCAATGCCGAGGAGATCAAAGACCCCGGACGGACGATTCCGCGC is a window of halophilic archaeon DL31 DNA encoding:
- a CDS encoding transposase, IS605 OrfB family (KEGG: hbo:Hbor_06170 transposase, IS605 orfB family, central region~TIGRFAM: Transposase, IS605 OrfB, C-terminal~PFAM: Transposase, IS605 OrfB, C-terminal), with the translated sequence MLEVHRTHRAKILNHAQVDDSLDRHGWSASKLWNVANYHSREMWDETGEIPDHGDLKNELKGHTKYKGLHSQSSQRVLEELAESFNSWYGKRKSDNRANPPGYRKKNYYDKQGRRVHEEHPRSTVTWKQNGIKHDTKNNRVRLSKGANHKEHPKAWEYILVEYETRPGVTVENLQQVRAVYDKAKGRWELHLVCKNEVETPDAPGNETAGIDLGICNFAAVSYSTEEADLYPGNRLKQDGYYFPKEIAKCDDSGGERATRLHHKWSERRTHFFHSLAKHIVEKCIENDVCRINVGKLAGVREDENGESKSWGRHGNLDLHGWAFDRFTSIVTYKAKVEGIEVVELSERDTSKTCCVCGREDDSQRVERGLYVCEECDAAFNADVNGAENIRLDLNQSNSESPPDLGGDRSTGWLAQPSVYLHDLSRGFQPRAEVVDCKP
- a CDS encoding hypothetical protein (KEGG: hla:Hlac_3378 hypothetical protein), coding for MQRTIAGIQLSQFEFDKEAGQCRAHYDQTEYTPSSAVIGILAEAMETDPTEFSPLYNSVDPDALDAIFRVGDPHNGDIEISFTHEGHTITVHSYGVIVVALPDHEVMTLPDGAGNLD
- a CDS encoding CBS domain containing protein (PFAM: Cystathionine beta-synthase, core~KEGG: hla:Hlac_3545 CBS domain containing protein), producing MDISEILSTKFTEFDTGSPLSKVAGSFENQELDAVVVTDGDEYRGVVSRRQLASSSNQPSAKVGSQAQHVPTVGRTADVREVAQLMIGSDAKTLPVMDDDRLVGVVTADAVLDAVRPYLDAVTVEDAYSAKLISATPKTTIGKALNMLREGRIAHLPVVDAGDLVGMLSVYDVIEFTTRGGTKSQGGSPGSFGGSGRSGGSHGGFGAREGDSDRLLDLPVRDLMSDPVATVRLSAPLDEVVETMFEHGISSLVVTAEGSDDPVGIITKTDVIEALTWERDDRNAVQVFGLDLLEEMDYDDVSGLIESVTSKYGDMSVIKASIDLHEHKEQSRGVPLVLARIRLVTDRGYFTADGEGYGASHALRVAANTIERQVLKGKTYGQSKKHPDAEAQEHLYGWWLGG
- a CDS encoding peptidase M24 (PFAM: Peptidase M24, structural domain~KEGG: cac:CA_C2788 Xaa-Pro aminopeptidase family enzyme), producing the protein MRSARWGLFDDVPSGVQTVVGDFVDRLERVGVGEYAEAIVALAVESQSRSELVSVDGLLDSIRAIKEPKEVDRLRAAAELTDQVMLDIVDGIEAGDTMREVGLEIEHRGRLAGASDVSFSSTAGFCHSGVEPTEEIFNYGPGEELERGTSIAFDVGFVHDGYCSDWGRSVYVGDPPEHIEDAYSALMTSVVETIDAIGAEVQTVSDIFPHIQQVCDREGYGEYLRNRHATGIVGHQIGVEVHENPWLRPENDDELREGMVFCIEPKLWSKGEYYLRVEDMVHVTVDGAESLSQFDRERFVL